Below is a genomic region from Pseudopipra pipra isolate bDixPip1 chromosome 6, bDixPip1.hap1, whole genome shotgun sequence.
GAGCTCTGATTGCAGATTGTTCCTGGAGGAAGCTGAcctaataagaaataataaaagacaGGGAAAACATGTCAGAAGAGGAACACACATGATGATCTGGCGACTGCTGGCTGTAAAGACATGAAGAAACGTCAGAATTCAAAAGTGATTAAGTGAAGTCTGAAAGCAACCCCCTGAGCTGGGATGGTCTGACTGAACACATGGAAGGTATCAGCAACAGCTGATGCTATTGAGAGGTTTTCTTCAAAATCAATTAGTCAATTACTATGACTGTGCAGGTTCAGTAAAGTGGATAAAATCTAAACAGATGAAACATCTTTTCTACTTAAAGACTGCCAGCActttgaaaagagatgaaaaattcCATATGTTCAgccctgattttaattttttcagggaGAGAGATTGAAATTCTTTACATCTTTTCCAGTTTTATAAAGTACTCTTCACTGAAGAATAATGATGTATAAAACAGGTTCAGAATGCAAACCAGAAACATCTCAGACAGCAATCAGGAGTATTTAACAATGGAGACTTCCAGCCAGAAACACCTGTGGCACACTTACTGCTCAGTCATAGGAGCATGCTGCAAGTCATACTCCAAGTTACGGATTCGGGAGCCGAAGTTTTTGTTGAGGTTATTTAGCTGATCCAAAAATTTATGAAATTcagctttctcctttttcagGCTTTCTTCCAGCCCCTCACAGTAACACTCGAGACGCTCTCTGTGAAGTGACAGTTCCcctgagaagaaaagaagttttCCAGTATGGATATTATTCCCTGTTTGCTGTGGACTACCACAATGCCCAGTCAGCCTACgaccaacagcagcagcaaaataaacagaacCAGACCTCACAGTAACTAAACCATACAAATAAACCACATTCCATTTGGTTTCTTTGGCTTTCCTTCTGTGTTAAACATATATCCTTAGCAGCTCCTAATccatttaaaacacaaatgtCTCATTTGCTCTaaacattctttttcctttatttttggtCATTGCTGACATCTTCATTATATCTCTGTTCTCAATCTTGTAACAAAAGtaaagttttggtttttttttttttaatggaaaatacaCTTCTCCCTGGttttgtgaggggaaaaaaaacatcagTTTTGGTCTCCCTTCTGGAATGATAGCTGGATAAATCAAGAGCCGGCCAATTGCCTCAATAAAGCAGCCAGAAAAAGCACCTCTtggcagagaaagggaaattgAAAAATTGTTTGCCTGTTCTCCCAAGAGAGAGTTTTTTACTTTATATGTTAAAGACCAACAAACCTGTCTAAAGTACTTTTTTCTCACCATAAAAACCAGACAATTCTCATGTGAAAAAGTTTTTGATTAGTGGCTGCTCTGTAGTTGCTCAGTGATACTTCACAGAGCTAAATCCTTCCTCTCGTGTTTTCAGAAGCCTGGTCCTGCCATTTCAGCTCTCTCAACTTGGCTAATTCTTTCTCTGCAACacctgtaaaattattttttgtacaATAAAAACTCTTGTTAAATAATTTCAAGGTGAATGAGAATTCACAAACGTTGACAATACAATGTTCTACGTCTCATACAATGCAGTTGTTGATCAAGGCACCACTGTCTATTTTTCCAAACATAACATAGCACAAACCAGGAAGAGGTGTAGAAATGTCATTCTGAAAATAGATGAGTAACATATTATACTGGGAATTTGTACACACTCAACTGCTTCCTTGCTCAGTTGTCCTTTACAATGCTGAAATAGTTTTGGCCCACTTGTGATCATCTCTAAAAAAAGTCATATGAtgctcacagtaaaaaaaaaatcagtaccAGCTCTAACATTGTAGATATTTGTCTGTATCTCCTCCTGCTTTTGTTGATGCAACTGAAGATGCAGCAGAAGTATTGAATTCAGCTCCTCTTTCTTGGCAGCCATGAAGACATGGGATTTGGACAAGGATTCTGCAAACCATTTCTCCAAGTGTTCAAAAAAGCAGAGGCGAATCCTACgattgaaaaagaaatactacAGCGAGGAacagtaaataataaataagaatTTACTAAATACATGAATTCTAAGAATATCACTTCTGACTACAGGAAGATATGCTTTCAGTACCATTTGTACAATACTGGTCAAGTTTTTGAGCTAGCTGCCTACTACTGAGTACCAGGCATTTTACCTTCATGGCTCTGCAGGGAATTTGGGAATTTTACTTGTCTTTCTGTGATCTGTTTTCTCACTTAATAAATTTCCATAAAATATGAATGTTCTGTAAAGGTAAACGCATTTGCGGTACTCTGAAAGGATGGCTACAAAGCAATATAAACATTTTCTTATATTTGTATCAATTTAAAAAAGAGGAATGACATAATAATGATacaattataattttataattagaATATCTAATTATATACTAATAATTGGCTAATTTTTGCCTCTTCAGTATAATGTTTCTTCTAAAGAGCTGAAATTTGTCTATTACGTAAAGAAGCTGTTTTCTACTCACTTTTTCTTCAGCTTGACAAACACGGTTTCTTTGAGAAGCACATATTTCAGGTACAtaggaagtgattcttccttttcatattttgtaaaataattctCCGTGATGTCAGCCTCTTCAACTCCAAGGACAGTGTAAATGTTTCCACTAGcagtggaaaatatttccatggCCTTTTCAGCACTTTCTGCCTTGCTGCTATTGAACACTGCCTAGTGAACAGTTGGAAATCATCATCTGCTACCTTTAAAGGTATCAGCATGGAATCAACACAGCACAAGCTAATGTAAGAATCCTAAGGATATTTAGAATAGCATTCTCAATTTGGACAACACTAATACAGTGTCagcaatatttatatatttatatatgctgGGAAGGCTCAATAGGCAAAGTCACCTATGTTTTAGATGGGTTTTGATATGTTAATAATTAAAGACCTGAAAAAACAATACTTAGGTACAAATACAGCTTAAAGCATTCACCATGGCTTAAGAACACTGTGATGAAAGAAagatagattaaaaaaaaaaactatgcAAAGAGTTTTTACAAAGGTAAAAGCAGTGCTTGTAAAAGGTTTTATACACTCTATTTGTCCATAAAAAGGATCTAAACCCCTATGGGCTTTGACAGACTAAGCAAACAAAGACTTTCTATTCATCCTTAGCAAAAAGACTTCCTATTCCTCCTTATTTTGGGCAAGACTGCCTTCACCTTCAAATTTATTCTCTTGTTCACTTAATCTCTGTAACACTTACCCCTTGTTCTGCATGTTCAGTGTCTTCACTTTCATGAGGAAtgctctctccatcttcctctGTTTCTTCAGTTTCCTGTGCCAAGATCTCCTCATGCTCAGCTGGGTTTGTTTCTCCATCTGATCGTTGACAACTGTCTACCTCTTCTGGCATTGGCTGAGAGAGACGactgtcccactctgctctctgctggtGCACCTCAAGTCCTGGAGGCAATTTTGGATgccacaatgtaagaaagatcTAAATCTATTAGGGAGCGTTCAAAGGAGAGAGACACAGATGGTGAAGGGACTAGAAGGGAAGCCTTGTGAGGTAATTTGTACCTTGTGAGGTACCTTGGCTGAGGTAATTTGgcttgttcagctggagaagaggagactgaggtcagagcTCATTGGGGTCTGCAGCTCCCGAGGGGTGGTGGAAGGGCAGctcccatctctgctctgtgtgagcagggacaggacccgagggaatggctggaACTATGTCAGAGGAAGTTTAgctggatctcaggaaaaggttcttcccctagagggtggctgggcactgaagaggctcctcagggcagtggtcacagccccaaggctgccagagctcaaggaccatttggacaatgctctcaggcacatggttttgttgtggtgtctgcgcagggccaggagtttggacttggatgatccttgtgggtcacttccaactcaggatattctacaattttcctctcattttctttcctcaactACTCATTTACAGTTAAAGCACAGTTTTACTGGTTGCAATCCAAAGAGATACagattgaaaaaaaagcaagcaaaaataCCTGTTTGTACCACTGAGGTATCACTTTGATCTTGAACCATGGAGGTTACCTCGCCTTGCAAGttctaaaagcaaaacaacaacaaaaaaaccccataccatttgaaaatacagatttaCCTCTTTGTAAGAAATCCAGATCCCTTCTCAAAATATATCTATGTCAGTAAGTTATGATAGTCTTGAATGGATCACTTATTGTCTAAAGAACCTGTGACACTCAAATTCACTAATATAAGTTTGTTATCTTGtagttttctgtttaaaaggCAAATGAATTTGCTGAAATGCAGTTTGTAATGAGATTTTAACcagataaaattttctttttacctgTTTGAAGACTTCCTTCACATTAAAATGCTGGCTGATGGATATGCTGTAAGAAATCAACTCCTGCAAAATAGCTTCTGGGTAAGCCATTACTTCATCCATTACAACTTGGTTGAGTGTCTCATTCCTGTCAAATTTAAGGTCACTGTTTAAGAGATTCAagaatgtataaaaataaaataaatttgactACAGTGCCTTTAAATCCAAATCTAACTGTCTCACCAATCTCATAAAACCTTTAGGCTAAATGTTGCACCTGATATGTTTATACCAAATACAATCACATCCTGGCTTATTAGTAGAGATTAGTTCATTACAAATATATGAATGTAcaaaatttaagaaatattcACAACAAAGCCTTTCACATCTTTCCTTTTGGATGGGAAATCATTCAAAATCTGTGCTTATGTAAGGCATATTAAAAATGAGAGGTCAAATTACTGTCCTCCATATTTGTTCTGTATTGGTGCTCAGCTTTAAACGAGCCTGTCACAAGAGACTGCAAGCTTCCCCACCCCAAGGGAGGTGATTGGCATCTCCTTAACGTATATTAATCCACTGGACTCTAAGTTTTGTGGGACTCTCACCACtgagaagaccagaagaacAGGACCTATGGGATGCTGCCGGGTTTCATGGACTGGTGacacattttctattttaatctctctctgtcaccctctttctcccccctcctttttcctatttctttctatctctctttctctgcctcacatttactgttaaataaaaccCACACTATTTGACTTTTGCCCCTTAATTCCGGCAGAGGcatttttaatcattttaatAACCAGATCATAACAATAGGTTACATTACCTTTCTGCAACCTCACATTGTATTTTAACTTGTTCCATtacctttggggttttttaaattgttctaaTGAGCATTAAGAGCACAAATCCCACAGCTCTAACCACAATCCCACTGGGAGGTGTGTGAAGGTCCACATCACTCTTCTAACGTGCCTCGACCTCCTGGGTGTGAGAATAGAGCTGCTTCCTCTCAGCCTGTTTAATCTTCACACCTGCTGCTGAGCATGGTATGTGTCAATTTTTATAATGACTTTTATAGTTGCAAATGCCTAATCATGAGACAGGTCACAGAAATACtaccaaaataaatattttggctATCTGAAAGTTCTTAGTGAATTCTAGTCCTTGCAACTTTGAATGAGATCAAATCTGAGACCACAGGTGATGGTGCAGACCAATTTCTGATTCCTGTGAGTCAAGAATCTGAACTACTACTTTTAACTTCTGCATAAGGCATGGATAAGGCACAACAATACTGATCTGGTGTAGTTTTTGAGTGATACCAGTCTTCCTTAGTCCTGCTCATAAACTATGAGTATTATTTGCCTTAACCTTGTTCAGTATGtacattatttcattttacagtctCACCTGAAGTAGCAAGCAGTGTTTTTCCACATCTTTGCACTACAGCATAAACAAGATCTAAGCAGTACAACCAACATTAAagtatgctttattttttaagtttacacTAAAAAAATTCATACCTAGTTCTAATATGATCTAAAGAAGAAAGGGCCTTCTCCATATAATTCTTCAGCTCTTCTTCACAGCTtgccattttcattttttccaaaattatatCCAGATCAACTTTCATCATCTAAGGCCACACAGAAAACACAAGTAAAAATCATTTAGTATATACTAAAATCTCCATAACTATTTAGGATTCAAGTAATTTGattatgtatgtatattttaCAAAAAGAAGGGAAGCTACCTTAGTAAAACTCATTGCCTATGAAGACCTTTCCTACATAATTAACATTTCTGACACTGTCACCCTAAGTTGCTTCTTATAACTGTGAGAAGTTGACATCCAGTCAGACTTTGTACCTGCACAAGATTTTATAATAGCAACTTGCAGTCTctttataatgaaaatataatctTTACCACTGCTGCCATATCAAGAATATGATATGACTGCCCACTCAGTGGGAATCAAGCAGTTAGCAAAGATGTACCCGACAGAATGGAACTGACACGTAGAAATTCCAGCATAAAAGTCAAAGATtaagtttttcattttattttgaactCCAGAGAGCTCTTTGCATTAAGAAGTCCTTTCTTTACATCATACCACATCCTTGATTTATGTCTATACCTGTATAATGCTATCCTGTTCCCATCTGCATTCATCTACTTTCTTCTGAAGTTCACTTTCCTGCTGGGACAGTCGGAGTTTATGGACATCCCAGAGGGCCATGGCCTCCTGAAAATAGCTGTACAAGCCTTGACAGTGCTGCTCATCCTGTTTAGCCATCTCCTTAAAGTCTctctaaagaaaaacatttaagtgACTAAGTTATTTTTAAGCTGCTGGAAGGTGAAATGAAGGAATAAGAGGATATGTAACGTGACAAAAGGCTGCCTGGATGAACACTGTCAGTATTCAACACAGTGAGAGGAAAAAGCCATCCAAGTAAACTGGataaaaatgtggatttttattCTACAAGCTGAGAGTATCAGAACTTCTGTTTATTCTTCTGATACTGTAAAGCACAGAATCACCAAGTTCTGCCATCTATCATTTTAGGAACGACTGCCCAGTCATTTTCTTGTACAGAATAATAAAAGATGAGACTGAAAGAAATTTGGGAGATCATTTAAACCTATTCCTCTGCCTCTAGGCAGGTTGGGCTATACAAAATTCATCCCTGAcgtatatatttatattacaaatataaattatgatataaatatatttatgttaCAAATGTAAACCAAATCATTACGAACTCTCCTCCTTGAATCACACCAAGCTTCTTTTCTTTGTGGTGTTCACTCACACTGTGGATCTCATTCTAGTGTGACATCAAGAGCCTCAGATGCAGATGGCACTGCAGGTGGGAGGGCAGGAAGAACAGACTAATACCAGGGAGTAGTAAAAATATACGTGATAAACGTACATCCATATGCTCCAGTTCTTCTTCGAACCTACGTTCTAGTTTCTCAGTCATGTGAAGCATGTCAGAGTGGACAATTTCAACATCTTTTAACGTGTAAACATTCAAATCCAACAGGCTCatctaaacaaaaaaatgccAAGTTATTGACATGCATATAACAAATACTGTGTGGCTTTTAGCGAGTATGGGTTAACAACTGCTGGTGTTTCTTCTTGTGAGGGACAGAGAAAGATTCAACCCCCCAGATCTCACATTCTGGAAACAGTACAATTCTATTGGAGGCAAGGAAAGAAATGGAGTCAGAGAGGTGGAATTTCTTTCCCAAAATAAGACACTTAGCACAAAGGCTGAGTGTCCTTGCATCCTCCACACAAATGTAGGACAATACTTCCTTCATTACTGCCATTTATTACGGCTTTTACACATTTCGAGTACAAATACCACAGCAACTTCTCTAATGGAATGAGACAGAGgttaaaaagtaatttcactTGTTATCTCAATGTCTGGTGGATCCTCAAACATTTTTTACTGTACTGACACTGTACCATCAACAATCCTTCCAACAAGTCCCAAAGCTGTGACGCTCACCTTGCAGACCTGCACTTTTTCCTGACATTTGCCCAGGACCAGCTCATACTTGCTGCGCATTTTCTTCACGCACTCTGCATTGTGGGTGTCTGAAGAACATGGAGCAGACCACAGTCAGGATTCCTGTATTTCCCAGTGCAGTGTGAAATGGAAATATGACAGAAGCCCTGTGCTGAATCTCAGCACAGGAACAGATCCCAGCGGGTCTGCACACTTGTGCGACACAAACAATCAATTACAGAAgattttttaatacaaatctgtttATCATTATGCTTAAAAGCAGCAAGTTATTTACAATTGCTACCAACTTCTTTGCTACTATACAGGCTACAAATACCATGACAGGATGTGCTCTGGAGCAAAAGAAGGCAGACACACAGAGGGAAGGCACTTTATAGGACTCCAAGAAAGACAACATCTCCAAcacttttcctctccttctccaAAAGGTAAAAAGGAGTATTTTTGTACGACTAAGAACTGCTCCATGTCAAAATTAACCTTCTGTCTCCCCCAGATTAATTCTAACCAAGACAGTTCCTGCTAGATCTCACCATGCACAAGTGCCTGTGCTGGCCAAAGGGAGGTGATACCCCAGAAAACTTCTTTGGGTCCTACTGCCAGCTCAAAGCAACTGAGAAGGTATGTGAAAACACATGgaacaaagaaaagagcaaaCATGCACTTTCAAAGCAACTGCCTGCTTCGTtgctgcctggaaaaaaaagaaagaattgcCTGAATTCCAGATTGTTTTTATGATTTCCCAACTTACCTAAACTTTGGTTTAAATTCTCCACAGTTCTGTACCATTCATTTATCTCAGATTTCATGTCTGTTGGAGGTAACAAGGTGCTATCAAAAGAGGAAACAAGAGTCAAGTATCTTAACATATAAACCAGTCAGTTgttaaaagataaaattatgAATCAGAGTTTCCAtgcactttattttatttactgccaTCTCAGCAATGAAAATAAACCAAGGAGACTGCTGTTGTTCAAGGCCACTGAACAACTGACTGACAAGGGACTAACTTGTTCCTACATTCATCCTAAAAGAAAAGCTGTAAATGTTGTAATGCCTTGCATCCAAAAATGCTTGTTGTCAGGATGGATATTCAAACATAGACAGTTAGATTTCTATCCAGATTCTTCCGTAATTTATTACACAAATGAAATCCTGTGCAGAAACAATGCCTTGACTAAAGCACCAACTTGTAGTTCTCTACCCATCCTTGTCTGCTCATTTATACCATGTTTCAAATATTAGTTAAGATTTACTTTTGCACTCCTGCATTTCTAGCTCTCCATCATCCCCTATTTAGTGTAGCTGGTGCACTGAAAACCAGGAATgcattttttccattaaaaagagCTTTACCAAAAAGAAGTTTAGGACCTGCCTACTTCTGAACTCTACAATCACAGACTGACAGAAAGCAAAGTGCATTTAGTAGCCAAGTCCCCTATTAACTCCAGAAAgaattctgtttctcttttgccATACCCAATGTGCTGCAAAACCCCCAGTCTCCGCTCACTGAGTACAGTCTGCTCCTTTatcatattttccatttctgttttcacagtTGGAGGATTCTGTATTTCTTCACTTGCCATAAATTCTCTGTAGGATGGAAAAATGATATGTATAATGGAAATGTGATATATGTGCTATCCTATGTGATATGTATCATatgtttaatgaaaaaatgaTAAAACAGTACTGTTTATAGAAAACACAACTGAACACTAGTCACTTTGTGTTATTCATTCTCCAAAATATGACTGTAAAATTTCTGACCTGAAACTCTGAATTACATGGTTCTTTTGGATGAGCTTCCAGTCCTTGACTCTCTCTTGCCATTTCAATTTATgtgctttttccttctcaagCTCTGATTTCATTAGATTAAAGAGCAGCTTGGCAGTTGCCCTCTCATTACCCAGCAGGGCTCGGTTTATAttctgcatattaaaaaaataaaatcaggagtaTTTTATCAGCatataacataaaaaaaagcataaattgTCTCTTCTATgtgaaaggagggagaaaagaatACAAATGATAAAGAATATTCTGCAAAAGAGAAACTTCTTTTATATGTCAGTGATTGATAAGTAGAAAAAATGAATttcaactgggaaaaaaaaaaagacattctgGGAATATTCAGATTGCTATCTTGCCCCAGACAAAACATTTACCGTGGCCTCGTCATTGATGAGCTTGTGAACATCATCTGCCAAGAAGAAGGAAATTTCCTCCAGTTTCACTGTATACTTTTTCAGTATATTTGCTATCTGTGcaataaaagaataaagaaaagcatCAGCTAAAAAAGTATAACTCAGATGTCAGTTTCCCAAGTTATAAAATTACatgaacaaaacattttttttccattaaaataaattcaattgGTTGATAGACAGATTGAGAAATAAACCTTAAAATATTAATCTTAAATATAtcaaagactgatttttttaaatcattcatTAAAAAGTAACTAAAACTTTCCACTTTGTTACTActcatttggtttttttttcatatctgtGAAAATTGAGCACTCTGCAGACAAGCTGCAATATGAattcaaaaaaaatcacaccaacTTCCTTTCAAATATCTGGAGTGAATCCACCAGtgcctgttttaaggaaaaacaaaatttaaggAAATGTCGCCATCTCTGACCTTTTTCATAACTAAACAAACATCAATAAAAAAGTTATGGTGATACTCTTGGACCTACTCACAATGTCTGCGTTACAAAGAGGACAAACTGGCACAGGTAGAACAAACAGCCTTTGTTTGCTTCCAAGAACAACGCAGCAAGGATCTTCTTAAGGGGTATCTATTATTTATCCAAACATTTACTGTGATATCCAATGACTTTCACAAGTCAGCCTAAAGCCTACACAACTGCAACACAACTCCTACTGATACCCAGGCTACCCAAACTAAAACTGAGCTAGGTCACGCCTGTGGTCTTTCTCAGCTGTCCCCAAAAAATAACAGAGCAGATGACAGTTCGACCTAAAAAACCCTTGCAcgaaaataaaagcagctcaCCTTCAGTACAGATAATTGTGCAAGAAAGAAACACCttggaactgaaaaaaaagtattttcttctgattATGCAGGTATAAAATGATTGAATGGTCTACTGGTGAAAAGAAAGCAATCACCACACAACAGAATTACTGGCAGATCTCTGACTCCTATGGAAACAAGCTACTCTTTGCTGTGCATCCAGCATTACCAGCAAATAATAATCTTATCCTTAAGTAACAGTTATTAAGGCTGCATCTCACTTTAGAGGCTCGACTCTTTTCAATCTTCTTTAGGGATTCATCCATTGTCCTAATCCACTTCTTTCTGTTCAAGGATTCCTGGTAAATCATATTCCACAGTTTTTCCAAACCCTGAAATAAGAATTTAGTCTCAATCTCTTTGAaaagtaaatgtaaaaaaaaaaaaaattaaaaaagaaaacagatcttAAGACTCCAGTGAGCCGTGAGAACCTGTTACACAGAGCAGGTACAAATAACTGAAGGTGAGCCAATGCTCTGAGCTGCCTTACTTTAAAGGAGAAACCTTCTAGAGCCGTATCAGACACAATCTTTTCAAACAGAAGTTCACTTTTTTCATCAGATTTCATCACTTTTACTTGAAGGAATTTTTGAAGCTCCGAAACAGAGGCTTCCATCTCCTAAAAAGAGAAGGAACTCAGTGTGATCACTTGAATATTGGGCCCTGAGCTTAGAATAGCACTCTAGACTACCTGGATTAAAAAATCCTGCCTTACTTTGCCAACGTagtccagctcctgctgcatttTGGTCACTGCTTGATCGTGACGCTTTTGCCGTCGTTCTGCCACGCATTTCAAGGTCTCGCtgcttttttcctcaggaaCTGCCAAGAAAGAAATGAGGATGATGGAGCCTGGAACTCTTGCTGCAGAACAGGGGATGCACGAAGAATAAATCCCTAAATGCACACTATGACTGCTGCAGTTTGTGCAGCTCTTACAGTGTGCAGCACGGGAAGGGAAATCTTTGCAAACGGAGGTTAAAAATACTTGAGCATATTTTAAAACCTCTCTTATTAACTTGTGATTTTCAGGATAAAAGCATGGAAGCTATCAACTAAAGCTCAGGTATGATGCAAAAAAGTTGCATCATTTCAAGAATGAGATCTGCTTACATCAGAACTGGAATTTATCATCCAAACATAAGCTGTGATTGACTGACAATTTcacaaccattttttttttctaggaggAGACTCTTCAGCTTCAAAATTACCTACAAATCATCAAAAACGTGCCAGGTCATTTCTGAGCTTGATTTTATACCTCGTTCAGCTAAAACTGCTACATGTATAGTGTCTCCTATGAATGCAAATTTAAATAGCTGACATTAAGGGAAAACAATTTTACCAACTATATCAGGTAGGCCTCTGACTTCCTCAGCTGAACTTGTATCTACATTTCTCCAGGCCTTTGGAAATGTTGTAGGTTCTCTGAAACAAGAAGAGAATAAAGCTTTGATTTGTATTAAATGTGTAAGAAGAGGGACTAGCATAATAGTATAATATTCACTTTAAGTGGCAAAATGTAACATTTAAGTGAACATAAGTATTGTTTTAACTACAAAGAATATGGTTCAAAGAATCAACGTTGGTTCTTCTGACATGAACTGAACTGAGTAATTATCTAGTGTGGTTTGACCCCAACTTCAAATCTGTTATGATGGCATTAAAGCAATACATGCTAGATTTAGTGCATGCAAACGAACACCAACATACTATGCTTAAAAGGGATAAGAATCTGTGAAATCTCAAGGAGGAACTAGCAAGAAATGTGAAAATAGCCTTTATCTGCCCACTGCTCTTCCCATTGGCTTGGGCACTGTGTTTCTCCTTGGGGTCAATGAGAATCCAGGAGAATTCAGCCGCAGGGTTAGGGTAAAAAGGATGGATGCATTAACTTCTTTCTTGTTCATTACACAATCTTACtgcatcatcatcaccatcatcatgtAAATCATCAACATACTTTGAAATATAGTTCAAAAAGATGTGTCAGACTGGGCATCTACCTAGACTGCTTTGAGTGAAGAAGACAGGCAATTTCTTTTGCAAAGGAAAGTCACACAATATGCCTGCCATTGGAAATATCAGCCTGTCAGCCTGCACTTTAACAGGCAGCAGCTCATTATACTAAATTTACATCGAGCAAGGAGACACTCTGTTACAAGTCATTAGTGCTATGACCAAGAATTCAGAAATTTCTTGCTCCCAGTGCAAATCTTACAA
It encodes:
- the CCDC180 gene encoding coiled-coil domain-containing protein 180 isoform X4, whose amino-acid sequence is MLTSDRHSEMSADAGLLPCYQQKCDGKMPINDSTKKAQSDREPTTFPKAWRNVDTSSAEEVRGLPDIVVPEEKSSETLKCVAERRQKRHDQAVTKMQQELDYVGKEMEASVSELQKFLQVKVMKSDEKSELLFEKIVSDTALEGFSFKGLEKLWNMIYQESLNRKKWIRTMDESLKKIEKSRASKIANILKKYTVKLEEISFFLADDVHKLINDEATNINRALLGNERATAKLLFNLMKSELEKEKAHKLKWQERVKDWKLIQKNHVIQSFREFMASEEIQNPPTVKTEMENMIKEQTVLSERRLGVLQHIGTLLPPTDMKSEINEWYRTVENLNQSLDTHNAECVKKMRSKYELVLGKCQEKVQVCKMSLLDLNVYTLKDVEIVHSDMLHMTEKLERRFEEELEHMDRDFKEMAKQDEQHCQGLYSYFQEAMALWDVHKLRLSQQESELQKKVDECRWEQDSIIQMMKVDLDIILEKMKMASCEEELKNYMEKALSSLDHIRTSDLKFDRNETLNQVVMDEVMAYPEAILQELISYSISISQHFNVKEVFKQNLQGEVTSMVQDQSDTSVVQTGLEVHQQRAEWDSRLSQPMPEEVDSCQRSDGETNPAEHEEILAQETEETEEDGESIPHESEDTEHAEQGAVFNSSKAESAEKAMEIFSTASGNIYTVLGVEEADITENYFTKYEKEESLPMYLKYVLLKETVFVKLKKKIRLCFFEHLEKWFAESLSKSHVFMAAKKEELNSILLLHLQLHQQKQEEIQTNIYNVRAGELSLHRERLECYCEGLEESLKKEKAEFHKFLDQLNNLNKNFGSRIRNLEYDLQHAPMTEQSASSRNNLQSELHNHLESVGVTVRSYQHHLEEALGKLKRSNVDFLKTCRLFSEGGDFSSEEVKFFSSCLQKESKQIDSLESLIKTDVEKMESSCLEQATELIKQSEKKFADVSVSRAFMEKVQKSLRCLQQQIKSEVANSNLQSVTLKSYLEKLQQKRDACAHPTADKEASASEELYDFAKEVLKELKKRSQYLDCFLEKAMIPHASEDIPTLAIDGMSQDSIAPAVQRESLRDESKRMVMGLDPEKFPVLNPSRMDTSALDDLAISVIQNLAGFVPSKQSPDLNQERKDRSRSLGPVKKKVSNARAAQTTKKSSLDETKPKKSEKKSTKSVPKDRTYQIFEKKPPKSDTFKGIIMNILWTGSNTLLDLGEDFYGEKTAQMGIPKYLPETFERWAEKLRQKLLSYKRQADDYYNFCLREFRDQLKWFEEELSSVSQLAVDSLLREHEQKLSSSTAQIQHLFNRQLGEWEDMKTVHQRKLHYSLGHPNNSLQLEALCQEEIKRQKDQTEGVHLNTKMLQDCAAECAQSFFSALAALTEKLLLELDETITVDDIQVADTERPREKMSTLSHRKQAGLPLETSKVQQLIQRGRGTWPGIPETTLPEAPAYVLCRGTAVVSTAQTTLGHLAVMDARQAAYQKLCEG